Part of the Ornithodoros turicata isolate Travis chromosome 6, ASM3712646v1, whole genome shotgun sequence genome, AAACGCCGTAACTATCTGAGCTCACTCCCAGCGCCTCCAAGCTGCAAACACCTGTCTGGACAGCATCTAACATAGCTCGTAGCCTTTCCACGTTTTTGGTTTCTTGTAGTGGTCGTATTTGTAGAAGAAGTGCCATGTGCTCATCGATTATAAGTTCGGTTCTTCCGAACCTTTCACGGAGAAGCTCAACTGCGACGGCGTAGTTGTCGTTCGTTATCTGAATTCCGTCGATAGCCGTTCGTGCCTTTCCCGTAAGGTAACTCTTCAGATATTTAAATTTGTCGACACTTGATAATCCACTGTTCTGATGAATTGCTGAATCATATTGGTTCCAGAAGCTTTGCCATGACGTCAATTCCCCATtaaattttgcaatttccagTTTCGGAAGCTTGACGCTGACTGTCGCTGGCGTTTGTGGCGAAGTTACGTTGTTTGCGCTCGACGATACAGTCGTTCGTTTGATTCCAGTATCGCTTCTCGATATCTTGCGGTTCAGTTTCGTTTTGGCAATAATGACGCGTTCTTCGTGTCCTCCTGATCCTGCCAATTCCTCTTCTAGAGCGTCAACATCAATAAGCACTTCGATTTCGTTATTCAGCTCCTTCAGTGAGTTCTCTTTCGATATGAGAATATTGAGACGTTCTTCGAACTCACCGACGGACGTTGTCTCCCTGACGAGAAGAGCATCGATGTCGCTCAGAAGTTTCGTTGTAGAGGCACGCACGATACCCCGTTTCTTCCTGAGTCGGTCGAGCTTGCTTGAGTCAATTTCGTCGTTAGAGAGTATCCCAGGTTTTCGGCACCATGAAGAATATTGCGTTAGACAAGGGACACTGGTTGCATGAACCAACCTTCTTTATTCCCAACTCAAGACAGTCTCTCTAAAACAACATGCGTTATAcggagaaacacacacacacaccctcgGTAATATGATCCCGTACGGGGACGCTTCCCTCTCGTGTAACACGAGGCGGTCACAGTTCTTGGACGGTTGGACCCTGCGCGGGAGGAGTTTTCGCTCTGTTTTTACGTTTGAGAAACTAGAAGATTCAACagtccacactctaagaaaaaaaggagtaaaacggggagtaattgcagcttctactcccttagtctgcaattactccccattttactcccctaacccaacatttagtcccgacatttattccccaggactgcaaattgtcactaaacttcacgaatggtctcctgaatgcaacagtcaccgtaaatatgtgcccttggtcaatttgaagggcataaggctgtataactgagacaacgtagcaattttccagcacacagagtaagaaacagttagcgcatctttcttcgcaaattgtgccctagtatggcgtaagattttatatcactcgatatatcacggttgacggtttgcttcaaagtattttcatgcatgcgcaccaattatgtacttgggactcttacgaCAAcacgtgaaatgcggtcttcactccgtgacattcatttactcccgtgcattcactcccgaaagggactattttttgtggcaatgcaattgctccccaaaaggagtaaaagtactcctttttttcttagagtgcagtttGTTGTGTAGGGATCTCCGGCGAATCTCCGCTGGTGGTTTTGTTCTATCTGGGATAGGGAAGTAAAGGGTCAAAAGAAAGCTATAGAAAGACCACCAGCACGACCTTCTGTGTTACCATACAAGACGTCCCACCATTTGAAGAAATTGGGGAGCAAGTTCGGTGTTCCTGTGGTATTCAGTCCGTTCAGTTCAGGTATTCAATAGCTCTCCATGACGGCCTGTTGTTGTGAATTTCTTTCATGCTGCCTGGCGCTACACGGTGTCAAGCAGAGCTGCTGGACACAACAAGGAAATATATAAGCAATGTCCAAAACTATGAATGTCTAAAGTAGCTAGTTAGAAGGAatgatcatcgtcatcattacCATCATGATGCATTTTCATCAAGGAGGAGGGCTTTGCTGGGACTTGAGGAGACTGTTAGGAATTTCTTGTGGCATGCTGCTGTCAAAGAACGTAGCATCAGAATGTTCCGACAGCTTACGTTTGAGCTTAGGAAAGTTAGCAGACAAGTATGATTTGAGCCCAGGTGGAGTCAGCGGATGCTGATATAGTGGTCCACCACACGTGAGCTAGTTCAAATTTTCTCAAAAGAAACCACAGTGTGCGGGTCACTCTTCTCCTGGCTTCGGAAGCACTAGCAGTTGATGTGAATCATGTTACCCCCGTGATACATGCAAAACGATTAGTTCCAAGGTGATGGATCTACATCAGAATGAATTGACTATATATTACCAATCTTTGCTTCCCCGCGAGGGGTCGTCAGGACGTCTGTCCTCTTGCTTTCAAGATAAACGTCATTGGTATAGAAACCGTCGACAAAACACATACGGTTAAAATGAAACTTCTTATTCCGTATCCATGTTGCAAACCTTGAGTGCCGTCGGAATAGTGTGAGACTCTGTTACAAATATAGATGAGTGCGGGTATGAAAATTCGTACCCGCAACCACACCGCAACCGCAGGGGCACAACCCGCATCCGCAGCACTGTCATTGGCTCAACCCGTATCCGCACCCGCACATCCTGACGCCTATCCGCATACCCGCCGATATACCCGCAGCCCAATGCGTACGCATGTTTCAGTTGTGCCACATGATCATGACGTAACATGACATTGACATGACATTAACATGACagcacgaaatgatttattgatgctAAGGACACTGTCCGTTAGCGAGCCACTTTTCCAACGCGTACGCTGTGGCCACTGCTGACATGGTTGCCAGCTTACTGATGCGAAGTGTACCAGTCTTGGTGTCGAAAGATAGCCAAACTTAACCCTATGTggcaaacaacaacagcaactttattttgagatgatgagtTGGATATGGAAcgtctggaaagtattttgagccAAATGTTCGCAATGAATCGGGTAATACACCAAAATCCGACGGGTTCGTTTTGCGCCTGCGGGTATTGCGGGCATACCCGCGTAATCCGCGGAGGTTGTGCGGCTCTACCCGCACCTTACCCGCGAACCGCGATGACACCAAAATGTGTACCCGCAAAGAACAAACTTGcgcgggtacccgcgggtaAACCCGCACCGCACTCATCTTTAGTTATAAACCTATAGCGGCGTCGGTAACATAGCGACGCCGTTTCTTTTCGTAACGTTTCTTCTCGTGGAATTCCCGTGTTGCGTCattcgtcacagttggtacacgGGATATATCACGGAACAAGCCTGTCGTCGTGAGGGATGCACAGCCACTCATTTTTAGATTAAACTCACGTCAACAATTAGTAGACGCACAATGGGGAACCCGGAAATCGCGCTACCAGCAACAGCACAGAAGAGAGCGCGACTCTATCATGGCCGCAATGACTCAGTGTAGCCAGATTAGGTTGCGATTTTGAAAAGGGCGTATGGCGCGTTCGGACTGCACAGAGAGCAAAGTGTGCGTAGGTATCTTCTCGCTGCACGGAGTTTGGttcagagagtcgaaccgaaacgtttaacggtccggttcgggtttaggttcggcgataagggttcggttccggttcagctccagaaggcaattataatggttcaaaccggttctttccaaacggttcggttcccgaaccggttcaggcgcgacgggtgcgaatgaagcacaacaaaCAGGTTAAAACAagcttccgtgtgtgtgttACCCTGCTTGAAGTGGGCAGGAAGGCGTCAGTGGTCGTTCAGGAAAGAGTTTGTGCgacatgaaagacaagattagtagcggtTACAAGGGGAGCATAGCCATGAATTACTGGTTTGGGTTGACTATCCCCGCACGTAGCTCAGGTAGCGAGGGTTAACTCACCCACCGGGTTGTTTGCAGATTCTCACCAAGaataacagtcaaccaagcctgctaccttggcctaagtcatttaagtaattgaaattattcgttaCCAGTCAGAATCGCGAAGACACGTTAATCAGATAACGACGCTTCGTGGTATGCAGTTGTATTGGAATGGTGCGATCTTGAGATCGGGGACTCTATGTCTAAATGgcacgttattgtgtcagcactgaccgccgccgtgctcgccgttagagtgaagtgtctgtggaacaaagacaaagcaagtgcaaacagagagttcgactcattttaGACCCACTAGCGATTTTTAGATACTGTGTCAGTatggtcgtttttgcttcttttattataaatccacaaagaaagccaacttggcacgttcttttcattctgaccagcatgagtgtggccggtgctttactttctagtaccctAGGCACGCGACAaccttaatgcattaaacggattgacagtaacttcacctcctgacCACCGTCGCGAATGACACCGTTTTTTCAACAACCCAGGAGAGAGCGACGCCAcgcaagatgatggttggtgaggaggtgaacttactggcattccgtttcattaaatttgcagtgtggctagcgtataaggggcttacgtaagttcacacgcgcacacgttgggaattatgctgcagcgttgtacacacgaatacgtgctagagctgagctcaggtagtttgctttcgcaatgcattacgtacaagagaacagaagaagaaaaataaaatcggAGGAGAGAATATTTGAGAGACCGAAGGTCGcagccgacgacatatacgTCGATTGGTCCGCGTATTCGCATTTATATACAAGATGCCTGCGATAACGGTAGAGATGATATCGAAGACGCTGAcgaagaaaaactgacaggtttGTGTTACAAACGGACTGATCTTGAAATGCAGCGCTTGTTTCTGAAACTGCATAGGAGAGTGTCAGTTTCCCATTGACGGTTCTATGTACCATCGATCATTTCTGCTGctagggtggacaccctgtgtataattaataataataataataattgggtgtttacgtcgcgagacaactgagatcatgagcgacgccacagcggtcggtctgtggattgcttttgcccacctgagggttctttaacgtgcgatgaaagctcatcacacggcaccccgtatttaacgtccctcgcggaagacggcgtgtgtaagcaacttgtaccctgccaccaagttgctggcgtcctcggccgggttcgaacccgcgatctcgggatcagaaggcgcacacgctaccgactgagccaccgaggccggtacaccctgtgtatagctgactctgattagtatattattataatatatgtCACTTATTGACTGCGTCCCAAAACTGTCCCTAATGTCCTGTTGATCCCTAAttcttatatacagggtgtcccacaaaacgtgtcattgaattataataaaacgactacgccacctagaatcatgtggtcgACGGCATTTGTTCCTATACTAGGTTTCTGCCATcccctgatgtgcatgtcatgtaacctaagcttaattatgtaactttttgcgaagtgaactcggaaacttgccaagtaaaggtcacttttttacccataatacagttcgcaaaaatttacataattgaacttaggttacatgataTGCACATCAGGCGATGGCAAAAGCCTagtcagaacaaatgccgttgaccgcatgattccatgtggcgtagtttttttattataattcaatgacacgtgttctgggacaccctgtatattcttgtgtatgtcttagacgttAGTAGCCCTAGCAGTTTTAagttactatctgttgctatttcgtgactcgagcagatccaaatcattgttgcagggcacgactttttcggcaagcaagaggATGTCTACGAAgataataaatgaagaaaaaatacgaaaaatagtttttgtgttcatgcacaacatccaatgtttcgcacttaattccgtgtgaaccgttatttgaaccgaaaacctgtatttttttaccggttttgttccggttcagttccaagATGGCGTtgactctttcggttcggttcagctccggttcagtcaaaaataacggttaataacggttttcggttcgggttcgggttcggttcgactctctggtttggttaccacgattttGGCGTGAATACATCTTTAAAATCGGCACCGAGGGAGGGTGGCATCCTGGAAAGAGGAGCGACACGAAAACTGTCGCTTTCGTCAATAAAAACGTCAGTCGTAGGTTACGACGCCAAGGGGTGGAGCAGGGCGAGCAGggtcagttctcacttggcgacgcccgatgCGACGTCGTGAGCatgcggcggaaatagacgcgcatttctgGTGTTGGGAGAGGAgggacgtcgagccaaaaaattgccatgccgatctctttcacgacgtcggccaGAGAAGGCGAGAGATGGCGAGAACGATAcactggcgaccaataaggtgacagagaaaggccacgcctcctgagttttcgtctgctttggacaacggaatgccactgtggtgggaacatgaaaatcgtgcgctctgacggggcggcggaaatgcacctctacttccgccgcccgttcATGatgtcgcgtcgggcgtcgctaAGTGAGAACTGGCTCTAACCGGGAACCACCCCTGGAAGGTTCAAAGCGATAACGAAACTGGCTTCGACCTTCCACTCCGCTCCCCGCGGGTACGCGTTTGAAGTTGGCTGGCAAAAGGGGTGTTCACTCTGTCGTTCTCCTGAGCGCACCTGTCTCGTTTGCGTTGCCAAAAGTGTGAAGTTAGGGCTGATTCCTGTACACAGCACTACAGGCTGCAATATGAGATGATCTGTAGTAAAGTTCACGACTCATCTGTGCAAGTGTAAAGGGCATCACTTCAAAATGCCTAAGTTTCTGGCTAGTGGCATCAAGACTTGAGAAAGAGAGTGGTTCCGGGCATGAGCAATGCGGAGTGTTGCCTGCTCTATCGTTGTGTTTTCCGATTCCAATCTCTGGtaactaaaaaagaaaagagaaagagaaaaacatgCGGCCTCATTTTTTAAAATTGCAAATGGCTTGCGTCATCGCTGAATATATCTATTTCGGGGCAAATTATGTTATGCCAGAGGTTAAAAGAGGATACTATATCATGTTGATTATCATGTTATTACTCGTACTTTGGAACTACGATAGCACTGATAGCGCAACGTAGCTGAATAAAGTTGGTGCTTTTGATAAATGTATGTCACAACTCACAGTCTCAACCTGTATCGCAGAACACTGACCAGTTGAATGAACGTTTTGGAAACGCCCTGATTCTTTATATGTTCTCATGTTTCTTTTGGGTGTTGCCACATCGTAGCACATAGAGACTCAATAAGCACTTGCGTAAATGTTCAGACATCGAAATTGTGTTAACAATATTTTTAATATGAATGACTTCCAATCGACAATGAAGAATAGTCACCAGAAAAATTTGCTATCGCCAAGCTTATTAGAATGAGGAGTGTGCTGTAAGTTAACTATAACATACCAAATATATTACTATCGTTTTCAGAGCCACCACCTACGACATTGTTTTCTCTTATCTGAAtgaagacgacgaagacgtTCGAATGCAACGTGAGAAGCACTCAAATCAGCCATAGCAGTAACGACCCTGCGAGGACATGGACTTCGAAGAACCTGTTGACCCTGTGAACCGCCCGTCTGTCTCATCAGAAGATACGACACATTTCTCCACAGCTAGCAATGATGAAGAGAGGCAGCCCACTCCGCGATTCCACAGCACCGATTCCCTGCTCCTGCACCCAGGAGGGGATCACCTCCAGCTCGACAAGATTATACAAAAGAAACTCAGTGTCACTCAAGCCTCGCCGGTCGACGAtcgaatgaaccacatggagCAAGCTATACttgtgcaacaaaatcgctccGAAAGTTACCTCAGCGATTCCGAAGTCACGGAGGACGACGCTCCTGAGGAGCCTCAAAAGCTTGTTATTGGCATTCGCAGGAAGAAGGATGGAAGGAAAAAGTCTCCAACTGTCCTTAGCATAGCGCTCGGAGACGATGGATCTCTGCAGTTAACGCAGGGTTCGGAAAGCACTGAAGCAAGCGTTGCAGAAAACggcgttcaacagaaagcatcGAGTCCTGGGGACAAGAAAGTGAAGTTCgaagatgatggtgatgatactAGCGACGAATCTTCACGATCAGAGGGGGCTtctaaaaaaggaaagaaacgcaATAAAAGTGGAAGCGATAAAGAAAAACGCGGACGAGGTCGAGGCAAGAAGCGTGACCGGGATAGCGAAGAGGACAGTGACAAGGAGGACGACAGCGACCGTCGTAGAGGCAGAGGTCGAGGTCGAGGACGAGGTCGAGGTCGAGGTCGAGGTCGTGGTGGTCGGGGTCGGGGTCGCGGCAAGAATCGCGCCAGAGACCGAGACAGTGATAAAGATGAGGAAGATAGCGACCGTGGTAGGGGTCGGGGTCGGGGTCGTGGCAAGAACCGCGCCAGAGACCAAGACAGTGATAAAGAGGACGAGGAAGGTGGCGACCGTAATAGAGGTCGTGGCCGTGGCAGGAGCCGCAACAGAGACAGTGACGAGGACGATGATAGTGGACGCACTAAAGGTCGAAGACGCGGGAAAAAAAGTGTCGGAGAAAGCGATGAGGACACTGAGAGTGAACGAACCAGAAGTCGTGGTCGTGACAAATCTGATAGGCGAGGGCGGAGCAAGAACCGCAACACAGACAAGGACGAGGAGGAAGACGCCGTGACCAAGAAGAGGTCGCCAGGAAATCAGGAGGATGATGAGGATGAAGGATCTCCACGGGATAAGAAAGCCAAGAAAGTATTGTCAGCGTCGGAATTATCGAGCAGCAGGTACAAGATGTTCGAGCCCACCAGCGTCATAACGATTAATAAGCGCGGCGATATTCTTTCACCGGAAGAACTCTCCGTGGAAATTGCAGAGCGTGAGGACTCTTCcgagaagttcaaaaaaaggaTCTTCCTGGACGGCAAAGAGGTATCTATcccagaaaagaagaagaagaagaagaaaaagaagaaagtaatTAAGCCAATCGTAAGAACGGCTTCAGTTCCCATAGAGACCCCATCCACAGAATGGCAGATGGGCAGAATTGACTCTGGATTTTCTTGGTGTGCAACTGCTCCGCCGCCACCGCCAAGAAGAACCGGCGCATccaaaaaggaaaaacgaaagCCACAAAGTGAGTTGAAAGACGCCAAGGCTACTCTAGACTCTCTGCTTTCGACTGTGCCAACCGAGCCTCAGTTCGTTGTCAAAAGATGTGAGCGTCACAAACGCGATTACGTTGTAATGATGCCAAGCTACACGGGAACTCCCCTGTATTACCCCAGTGTAACTGCGATAACAAGACAGCCTCCAAACTATATGGAGGATATCAGAAAGATGACACGCAGACCGCCAGCAAGGATGCCAAGTAACCCACGACAACGGCCGCGACGTTCGGCTTTGCGAGTCTTAAGAAATGAAGGCGATTTGTGGATCGAACAGGTACCACTTGACCAGGTGCGTTCTACACAGAGAACAAGGGGACGAACTGTACCGCTGGAAAGAGCTCCCGATCGCGTATGTACTTGCTCAAGAGATGATGAGAGCGATATAACGGATGTACCGTCTCGGGCAGCACGCAATATACAAATAAGAACATCGCCAAGATCGTCCCCATCTCCAACTAGAATGGTAATAAAACGGTCTCCAGTGCCCAAAGCGAGAGAGTCAAGCGAAACGGCTAACTTGTCGGACAGCCAGCTTTCCGAAGAGCCTGACGTCCACATACACATCTCGAGACCCAAGAGACCTAAGTCGAAAACGAAACCCAAAGATGATGAGAAAGACGTCGGTGACTCCCCGCCCAGAAAGACAAAAAAGGGCAAGAAATCAAAGAGAGGTGACGAATCATCTAAGAAAGGAAAAGACGACGAAGTCCAAGCCTACATGCTGCACACCTATGAAGGAAGAAAGGGGGGAGTGTCGCAAGTTAGTTCTGTCGGTCCAGGGAAGGCTGTAAGCCTTGACACAGCTAGAAAATGTGTACAGCTGGATGATAAATGGATGCAGTCAACTACGGCGTCGCTGGAAAATAACTTCACGAGAAGCGAGCCTCACAAGCTTGCAGGAGTTAGTGGTTCCTGCCCCCTCCCGACACTCGGTCACACACAACAAGAAGCGGTCGGTAAGACACGCCTTCGAGACAAGCCATATGTTTCGTCGACGACTATATTTGACCACCAGTCGGCAGAGTCACTTTTGCCATCCAACAGAGTGCACCAGCTAGGTCGGGTTTTGAAGTACCGCAAGGTTATAGCGTATTCATCACTCGTCTTTGTGGCTCTGTCAATGATTATTGGAATGACTGCAGTGTTTCTGCCCAGCAACGTCAAGTACCCTTCATGGAGTAACCCCAGGCTTCGGCCTCTCTACACTCATTCGGTAAATGACACTGACAAGGACTCTTCGACGACAACAGACGTCTTAAGTGAAAGTGATGTCTGTGATACAGCTTGGTGCAAAAAGGACGGTGCGTATATGAAAGAACTAATTTCGTGGGATCTAAATCCGTGCGACGACTTCTACCGCTTCGTGTGTAGTCGCTGGAGAAGCAGTATTCAGGAAACGGATAATGATGGAACTGTTCAGGGTGACCTAGTACATTTGCTGGAGATTAAGGTCATGCATTTTTTGCAGCGCTCCGATATTCCCGAAGAACTGTCAATAGCGAAAGCTATCTTCAAGGAGTGCTTGGACTTCCACAAGAAGGGCAGTGAGGACTGGGGCGATATGCTGGAGTTACTGTGGATGGCAAAACTGGACGGATTTCCGTTCAGTTCAACGGCGCAAAACATTTCTGTTTGGAGCGCGGCGGCAAGTATTTTACGGCTGTCAGGGACAGAAACACTGCTCAGCATCCGGACAGTTCGAAATCCACACAACAGAAATGGAGCCATAATCGCGGTCGGAGCCGCGAAGCCCTTGTCCCCATTCCCTGGCAATGCGCAGGAAACCACTCGGTTCTACAATACCGCCGCGTATACCGCAATCATGACGGTGATGAAGGAAGGGAACGCTTCAGTTTACTCTCTTGACGTTGCAAACTTTGCTGCCAGGTTGGAGTTGCTTTCCTCCAACAGGACACTATTTCTGGGTCCTAGTCAGATAGACGCGTTGAGAGCTAGACCGGAGCTGATGGCGTTCGTCTCCGAGATATTCACTACGGGTGGTTCTCCCTtatacgcggggacgttcactGACATCCTGCTCTTGTGTCCCGACTACTTTAACGAAGTTTTAAGTCTCATGAGCAAGGCGGAGACGCATACTGTATTGAATTATTTCGGAGTACGGCTTATGGTAGAAATGTCAGCTTTCTCACCGAGTTCAGGAAAGCCCTTGGCAGATGCCCTGGTGCAGCACCTGTACAGCGCCTCATTACTAGCATTGCCTCGATGGAAGTTGTGCGTGCGGGTGACGGAGCGCGCTATGCCTCTCCTTCTCTTGCGCGTCGTACAGATCGTGAGTAGGAGCAACATATCCGAGCTCCGTGACATCGTTCTCCACTTGGAAATATCGCTGGACAAGCTGGGCATCTTGGGTGAAGAGTCCAGAAGAGAAGCGTGGAAGCTTCTTAACCAGACCAGGATTGCCCTTTTCCACCCGTCATGGCTTACTGACAGGAGAAAGCTCCAGGAATACGTGAACACGTTTCCGAAAGTGTTTAAAGGAAAAAGTTTACGATCATTTTACAATATTCGTAGCCACAGCTTATATCGTGCTCTGCGCGAAGATCCCGGCGACCAATGGCTGGGCTCTGCTTTCGACCTTGACTGCCACACGGACTTGGACACTATCTACGTTCCTCCGCTGCTGATCAATGTAACGCTTCTCAACCTTCATGGGCGCTTCGAGTTTCCGTACGCAGGAACGCGGATCTTCCGGTGCCTACTGCGGCTCATACTCCGCAACGTCCAATTGAGCCGAGCAGAGAAACGACGCTGGTGGCCGGACCTCGGTCATTCGTACTTAGGGAGCGCTCTTGTGTGCATCGAGCGATACGGAATCCAGAAAATGAATTCTTTGGCCTTTCTTGAGTCAACGGCGGCACTGGAACCTGCCATGGAACTGTTCCTGCGGGGACGGAAGAGGAGGTTCTCAACGCTGCGAAAGTTGGATGTGGACCAGCTCTTTTTCGTGTATTACGCACGTGGGACTTGTCGTGAAGGCAATGACTCCGCTACCACAGCCCAGCAGGTGAATGTACCGCTGTGGAACAATCGCCCCTTTCAGGAAGCGTTCCGGTGCACTGTTGGTACGCGAATGAACCCTTCCAAAAAGTGTCCCCTCTGGAGAGATACCCGTTAAGTCATCGTTAAGTGATAATAAATGTCCTCTTCAACCACCCACGAAGCTGTCAGGTTCCTTTTGGGGCAAAAAGCCATGTTTGCGGGACTAATACTCATTTGTGCAATCTGCCCACCTGTACTTTCGAATGTGAATACTATGATGTCACATGCAGCGAACAATGGGAGTCAAGCCCGAAGATAATACATAAAGTGGAATTGAAAAACTATCAGTATTAACCGGTGATATTTGCGATGCGTTAAGAATTGGTGAGCTAGTTTCAACCTTTTTACCGTTCTTTCTCAGGGTGTGAGCTTTGCAGCGCCGACAAATTTTTTAAATGAATTGGACATTTTAAGCGACTTGAATAACCATGACCGAAGGATACGCCTTCATAACAAGCTTTCGTAACAAACCTAACTGGGATCATTCACCCTTCAAACTTTCATCTTGCTGGACCTCTGGTTCCTCTAAAGCTAGTCCTCTTATTGATAGTTACATACAGACTGTGTACAAGCACATCAATATCAACCTTTCCAAACCGAAGAACATGAGCCCCAATAGTttaacctctgtatgcaataagggaaaagtcgatttatcccctttttactatttttgttgtaatgacatatacataccagtatgtacctgccaacgaaaatttaggaccgtaat contains:
- the LOC135398032 gene encoding uncharacterized protein LOC135398032 is translated as MDFEEPVDPVNRPSVSSEDTTHFSTASNDEERQPTPRFHSTDSLLLHPGGDHLQLDKIIQKKLSVTQASPVDDRMNHMEQAILVQQNRSESYLSDSEVTEDDAPEEPQKLVIGIRRKKDGRKKSPTVLSIALGDDGSLQLTQGSESTEASVAENGVQQKASSPGDKKVKFEDDGDDTSDESSRSEGASKKGKKRNKSGSDKEKRGRGRGKKRDRDSEEDSDKEDDSDRRRGRGRGRGRGRGRGRGRGGRGRGRGKNRARDRDSDKDEEDSDRGRGRGRGRGKNRARDQDSDKEDEEGGDRNRGRGRGRSRNRDSDEDDDSGRTKGRRRGKKSVGESDEDTESERTRSRGRDKSDRRGRSKNRNTDKDEEEDAVTKKRSPGNQEDDEDEGSPRDKKAKKVLSASELSSSRYKMFEPTSVITINKRGDILSPEELSVEIAEREDSSEKFKKRIFLDGKEVSIPEKKKKKKKKKKVIKPIVRTASVPIETPSTEWQMGRIDSGFSWCATAPPPPPRRTGASKKEKRKPQSELKDAKATLDSLLSTVPTEPQFVVKRCERHKRDYVVMMPSYTGTPLYYPSVTAITRQPPNYMEDIRKMTRRPPARMPSNPRQRPRRSALRVLRNEGDLWIEQVPLDQVRSTQRTRGRTVPLERAPDRVCTCSRDDESDITDVPSRAARNIQIRTSPRSSPSPTRMVIKRSPVPKARESSETANLSDSQLSEEPDVHIHISRPKRPKSKTKPKDDEKDVGDSPPRKTKKGKKSKRGDESSKKGKDDEVQAYMLHTYEGRKGGVSQVSSVGPGKAVSLDTARKCVQLDDKWMQSTTASLENNFTRSEPHKLAGVSGSCPLPTLGHTQQEAVGKTRLRDKPYVSSTTIFDHQSAESLLPSNRVHQLGRVLKYRKVIAYSSLVFVALSMIIGMTAVFLPSNVKYPSWSNPRLRPLYTHSVNDTDKDSSTTTDVLSESDVCDTAWCKKDGAYMKELISWDLNPCDDFYRFVCSRWRSSIQETDNDGTVQGDLVHLLEIKVMHFLQRSDIPEELSIAKAIFKECLDFHKKGSEDWGDMLELLWMAKLDGFPFSSTAQNISVWSAAASILRLSGTETLLSIRTVRNPHNRNGAIIAVGAAKPLSPFPGNAQETTRFYNTAAYTAIMTVMKEGNASVYSLDVANFAARLELLSSNRTLFLGPSQIDALRARPELMAFVSEIFTTGGSPLYAGTFTDILLLCPDYFNEVLSLMSKAETHTVLNYFGVRLMVEMSAFSPSSGKPLADALVQHLYSASLLALPRWKLCVRVTERAMPLLLLRVVQIVSRSNISELRDIVLHLEISLDKLGILGEESRREAWKLLNQTRIALFHPSWLTDRRKLQEYVNTFPKVFKGKSLRSFYNIRSHSLYRALREDPGDQWLGSAFDLDCHTDLDTIYVPPLLINVTLLNLHGRFEFPYAGTRIFRCLLRLILRNVQLSRAEKRRWWPDLGHSYLGSALVCIERYGIQKMNSLAFLESTAALEPAMELFLRGRKRRFSTLRKLDVDQLFFVYYARGTCREGNDSATTAQQVNVPLWNNRPFQEAFRCTVGTRMNPSKKCPLWRDTR